Proteins from a genomic interval of Papaver somniferum cultivar HN1 chromosome 4, ASM357369v1, whole genome shotgun sequence:
- the LOC113272742 gene encoding uncharacterized protein LOC113272742 yields the protein MEQSMGVISDLKLGEDWPKMVVAEFTLSNLTVSHAVLESTTVSEMINGKSHVINHDLELSFFIHYCISKGIDVVKFNIQFKIVVDFVPSSSYVAPSSSSSSCVSNNDVAIVEDLTDDSSLVKRVPKKSDAWANILTGVGNVFESKIIFRDGVKKYEYHSGYKLDVRKSDKKRYTVRCINKESQSCGWRFHASLVANTKGVFRCKKFQGEHSCDLASSDPAKVRMTKSFLKDILVDEFRASKKKKAAADVQDLLHLEYGIDLTYSQAYHGLKFTKDFLWGDDIKSYSDLLWYKDSIERYNLGSVVKFEYDASITGFNKYCRQMLFIDCTFLTGKFKGGLMVACGKTGNQEIYPVTFGIVPCENCASWEWFLTNLKGIISEDRPLTITSDRGAGLLKHVPLVFQKSFHSFCLYHMKGNVPVPKGKSRQTAVKLFEECYTALTNEKFYVVARTMRNLKLDSVIDWMIKIPFQNWDAHAFLGERFGENTSNIAESFNSVIKHDKRLPAFEILDYIRAYVMEKNYKRKVEYGKWNGKLTPRMQSRLSKRVTDYRFYKFRRSSDKVFEVISPTGKHLFDLDAKTCTCNWWQKHSFPCTHSMKAMLQIGPDEPYKYIIPYYTTE from the exons ATGGAGCAATCAATGGGTGTGATTTCAGATCTGAAACTGGGTGAAGATTG GCCAAAGATGGTTGTTGCAGAGTTCACTTTATCCAATTTGACCGTATCACATGCTGTTTTGGAGTCAACTACTGTTAGCGAGATGATTA ATGGAAAATCACATGTGATCAATCACGATTTGGAGTTGAGTtttttcattcactactgcaTCTCCAAAGGTATCGATGTGGTGAAGTTTAACATCCAGTTTAAAATTGTTGTTGATTTTGTTCCATCTTCTTCTTATGTTGctccttcttcatcatcatcaagttGTGTTTCAAACAACGATGTGGCTATTGTAGAAGATTTGACCGATGATTCATCTTTGGTCAAAAGGGTCCCCAAGAAATCAGATGCTTGGGCCAACATCTTAACTGGAGTAGGGAATGTTTTTGAGAGTAAAATTATTTTTCGTGATGGTGTTAAGAAGTACGAATATCATAGTGGTTACAAACTTGATGTACGTAAGAGTGACAAGAAACGTTACACTGTCCGGTGTATTAACAAGGAAAGTCAAAGTTGTGGCTGGAGGTTTCACGCATCTCTCGTTGCTAATACTAAAGGTGTCTTTCGGTGCAAGAAGTTTCAAGGAGAGCATTCATGTGATTTAGCTTCTTCTGATCCCGCGAAAGTCAGGATGACGAAATCTTTTCTGAAGGATATCTTAGTAGATGAATTTCGagcatcaaagaagaagaaggctGCAGCTGATGTCCAAGATCTGCTCCATCTGGAATATGGTATTGATCTCACGTATAGTCAGGCATACCATGGTTTAAAGTTCACTAAAGATTTTCTTTGGGGTGATGACATCAAGTCTTATTCAGACCTTCTTTGGTATAAAGATTCAATTGAACGTTATAATCTTGGTAGCGTCGTCAAGTTTGAGTATGATG CTTCTATTACTGGTTTCAATAAGTACTGTCGTCAGATGTTGTTTATTGATTGTACTTTCCTCACTGGGAAGTTTAAGGGCGGTCTTATGGTTGCTTGCGGAAAAACTGGTAACCAAG AGATCTATCCAGTTACATTTGGAATAGTTCCCTGTGAAAATTGTGCCAGTTGGGAATGGTTCTTAACCAATTTGAAGGGTATTATCAGTGAAGACCGCCCACTGACCATCACATCAGACCGTGGAGCTGGCCTTTTGAAGCATGTCCCTCTTGTCTTTCAAAAATCTTTTCATTCTTTCTGTTTGTACCACATGAAAGGTAATGTTCCTGTTCCAAAGGGAAAGAGTAGGCAAACTGCTGTGAAGCTTTTTGAAGAGTGCTACACTGCCTTAACAAATGAGAAGTTTTATGTTGTTGCCAGGACTATGAGAAATCTGAAGCTGGATTCAGTTATTGATTGGATGATAAAGATTCCGTTCCAGAACTGGGATGCTCATGCGTTTCTAGGAGAAAGGTTTGGTGAGAACACATCAAACATTGCTGAGAGTTTTAACAGTGTGATTAAGCATGATAAGCGACTTCCAGCATTTGAGATTCTTGATTATATTCGTGCATATGTAATGGAGAAGAACTACAAGAGAAAGGTGGAGTATGGTAAGTGGAATGGAAAGCTTACTCCCCGGATGCAGTCTAGGCTCAGCAAGAGGGTGACTGATTACCGTTTTTACAAGTTCCGAAGATCAAGTGATAAAGTTTTTGAGGTCATTTCTCCTACTGGAAAGCACTTATTCGACTTGGATGCTAAGACTTGCACTTGCAATTGGTGGCAGAAGCATAGTTTCCCTTGCACCCATTCGATGAAAGCGATGTTGCAGATTGGGCCAGATGAACCTTACAAATACATCATACCATATTATACCACCGAGTAA
- the LOC113276012 gene encoding uncharacterized protein LOC113276012 isoform X2: MGSETNGFHPGFTSVDHWSDNHLKPPSAQSYEASVFQTGAPNYNPSTQQGQDFAVVHEEKGFQHMNQREVYYQNKQHGDIIQQPNVSYGASYPGTQASQGEFRANSYQPLQSKDTEPTKGLRSNLTSWQMSPASYLPNQDLHYHGHTRDLRHSVEVKPSQLEGIQKPHNFPLADKFGASNSWEHAPQTFGVQPPLPPGPPPPLPVDPPGPPLLHMQATTSANMTPSLYPIPVGSFDAPHSLLSPAYKTQSFPLKHPSPDKPKHIDASLLLRQPHRATRPDHIVIILRGLPGSGKSYLAKMLRDLEVENGGRAPRIHSMDDYFMNEVEKVDERDESKTAKGRRKTDTRKVMEYCYEPEMEEAYRASMLKAFRKTLEDGSFTFIIVDDRNLRVADFAQFLATAKRTGYEVYLLEAAYKDPMGCAARNVHGFTSDHIQKMATLWEEAPPLYLQLDTKSLIRGDGPNESEIQEVDMDMEEDVACDEGSAKLQDPGSLRTMEPLIKDDATDGSLNDGDRWHDEGNDDSTGVKELGKHNWFFHWGSKKIKHEILSNWAWCWLQLEGQIQ, translated from the exons ATGGGTAGTGAAACAAATGGGTTTCATCCTGGGTTTACATCTGTTGATCATTGGAGTGACAACCATTTGAAGCCACCTTCCGCTCAGAGCTATGAAGCTAGTGTTTTCCAAACAGGTGCTCCTAACTATAATCCTTCCACGCAGCAAGGTCAGGATTTTGCAGTTGTACATGAAGAAAAAGGATTTCAGCATATGAATCAGAGGGAGGTGTATTATCAGAACAAACAGCATGGAGACATAATTCAGCAGCCAAATGTTTCCTACGGTGCATCTTATCCAGGCACTCAAGCTTCTCAAGGGGAATTTCGTGCCAACAGTTACCAACCCCTCCAGTCAAAAGATACTGAACCGACAAAAGGCCTTCGATCTAATTTAACGAGTTGGCAGATGTCTCCGGCATCATATTTGCCGAATCAAGATCTCCATTACCATGGACATACACGTGATTTACGACATTCGGTTGAAGTTAAACCTTCGCAGTTGGAGGGAATTCAGAAACCTCATAATTTCCCTCTTGCAGATAAATTTGGTGCCTCAAATAGCTGGGAGCATGCACCTCAGACATTTGGTGTTCAGCCTCCTCTACCTCCTGGACCACCCCCACCTCTACCAGTGGACCCACCAGGTCCACCTCTATTACACATGCAAGCTACAACTTCAGCAAACATGACGCCCTCCCTGTATCCAATTCCAGTAGGTTCTTTTGATGCTCCACATTCATTGCTGTCACCAGCTTATAAAACCCAGTCTTTTCCATTGAAGCATCCATCACCAGACAAACCAAAGCACATTGATGCCTCTCTCTTACTTCGACAGCCTCATCGAGCTACTCGTCCTGATCATATTGTTATTATTCTTCGGGGGCTTCCAG GTAGTGGAAAAAGCTATTTGGCAAAGATGTTACGTGATCTAGAAGTTGAAAATGGTGGTCGCGCTCCACGAATACATTCTATGGATGATTATTTCATGAATGAAGTTGAAAAG GTTGACGAACGCGACGAATCTAAAACTGCTAAAGGCAGAAGAAAAACAGATACAAGGAAGGTGATGGAATATTGTTATGAACCTGAAATGGAAGAG GCTTACCGGGCAAGCATGTTGAAAGCATTTAGGAAGACCCTGGAGGACGGTAGCTTCACCTTTATTATTG TGGATGACCGCAATCTGCGGGTAGCCGATTTTGCTCAATTTTTGGCAACTGCTAAG AGGACGGGTTATGAAGTTTACCTGCTGGAAGCTGCGTATAAGGATCCCATG GGCTGCGCTGCTCGGAACGTGCATGGTTTCACTTCAGATCACATTCAGAAAATGGCAACATTGTGGGAGGAAGCTCCACCTTTATACTTGCAACTAGATACCAAG TCACTTATCCGCGGAGATGGTCCAAACGAGAGTGAGATCCAAGAG GTGGacatggatatggaagaagatgtGGCATGTGATGAAGGCTCAGCTAAGTTGCAGGATCCAGGTTCTTTGAGGACAATGGAACCATTGATAAAAGATGATGCAACTGATG GTTCGCTCAATGATGGAGATAGATGGCACGATGAAGGCAATGATGATTCAACAGGTGTAAAAGAACTAG GGAAGCATAACTGGTTTTTCCATTGGGGCAGCAAAAAAATCAAGCATGAAATCCTTAGTAATTGGGCCTGGTGCTGGTTACAACTTG AAGGTCAAATCCAGTAA
- the LOC113276012 gene encoding uncharacterized protein LOC113276012 isoform X1: protein MGSETNGFHPGFTSVDHWSDNHLKPPSAQSYEASVFQTGAPNYNPSTQQGQDFAVVHEEKGFQHMNQREVYYQNKQHGDIIQQPNVSYGASYPGTQASQGEFRANSYQPLQSKDTEPTKGLRSNLTSWQMSPASYLPNQDLHYHGHTRDLRHSVEVKPSQLEGIQKPHNFPLADKFGASNSWEHAPQTFGVQPPLPPGPPPPLPVDPPGPPLLHMQATTSANMTPSLYPIPVGSFDAPHSLLSPAYKTQSFPLKHPSPDKPKHIDASLLLRQPHRATRPDHIVIILRGLPGSGKSYLAKMLRDLEVENGGRAPRIHSMDDYFMNEVEKVDERDESKTAKGRRKTDTRKVMEYCYEPEMEEAYRASMLKAFRKTLEDGSFTFIIVDDRNLRVADFAQFLATAKRTGYEVYLLEAAYKDPMGCAARNVHGFTSDHIQKMATLWEEAPPLYLQLDTKSLIRGDGPNESEIQEVDMDMEEDVACDEGSAKLQDPGSLRTMEPLIKDDATDGSLNDGDRWHDEGNDDSTGVKELGRSKWSLDEDEYTERPRGPKGKLNAPSGLLKPYSMKKKSVHWGDQGSITGFSIGAAKKSSMKSLVIGPGAGYNLKVKSSK, encoded by the exons ATGGGTAGTGAAACAAATGGGTTTCATCCTGGGTTTACATCTGTTGATCATTGGAGTGACAACCATTTGAAGCCACCTTCCGCTCAGAGCTATGAAGCTAGTGTTTTCCAAACAGGTGCTCCTAACTATAATCCTTCCACGCAGCAAGGTCAGGATTTTGCAGTTGTACATGAAGAAAAAGGATTTCAGCATATGAATCAGAGGGAGGTGTATTATCAGAACAAACAGCATGGAGACATAATTCAGCAGCCAAATGTTTCCTACGGTGCATCTTATCCAGGCACTCAAGCTTCTCAAGGGGAATTTCGTGCCAACAGTTACCAACCCCTCCAGTCAAAAGATACTGAACCGACAAAAGGCCTTCGATCTAATTTAACGAGTTGGCAGATGTCTCCGGCATCATATTTGCCGAATCAAGATCTCCATTACCATGGACATACACGTGATTTACGACATTCGGTTGAAGTTAAACCTTCGCAGTTGGAGGGAATTCAGAAACCTCATAATTTCCCTCTTGCAGATAAATTTGGTGCCTCAAATAGCTGGGAGCATGCACCTCAGACATTTGGTGTTCAGCCTCCTCTACCTCCTGGACCACCCCCACCTCTACCAGTGGACCCACCAGGTCCACCTCTATTACACATGCAAGCTACAACTTCAGCAAACATGACGCCCTCCCTGTATCCAATTCCAGTAGGTTCTTTTGATGCTCCACATTCATTGCTGTCACCAGCTTATAAAACCCAGTCTTTTCCATTGAAGCATCCATCACCAGACAAACCAAAGCACATTGATGCCTCTCTCTTACTTCGACAGCCTCATCGAGCTACTCGTCCTGATCATATTGTTATTATTCTTCGGGGGCTTCCAG GTAGTGGAAAAAGCTATTTGGCAAAGATGTTACGTGATCTAGAAGTTGAAAATGGTGGTCGCGCTCCACGAATACATTCTATGGATGATTATTTCATGAATGAAGTTGAAAAG GTTGACGAACGCGACGAATCTAAAACTGCTAAAGGCAGAAGAAAAACAGATACAAGGAAGGTGATGGAATATTGTTATGAACCTGAAATGGAAGAG GCTTACCGGGCAAGCATGTTGAAAGCATTTAGGAAGACCCTGGAGGACGGTAGCTTCACCTTTATTATTG TGGATGACCGCAATCTGCGGGTAGCCGATTTTGCTCAATTTTTGGCAACTGCTAAG AGGACGGGTTATGAAGTTTACCTGCTGGAAGCTGCGTATAAGGATCCCATG GGCTGCGCTGCTCGGAACGTGCATGGTTTCACTTCAGATCACATTCAGAAAATGGCAACATTGTGGGAGGAAGCTCCACCTTTATACTTGCAACTAGATACCAAG TCACTTATCCGCGGAGATGGTCCAAACGAGAGTGAGATCCAAGAG GTGGacatggatatggaagaagatgtGGCATGTGATGAAGGCTCAGCTAAGTTGCAGGATCCAGGTTCTTTGAGGACAATGGAACCATTGATAAAAGATGATGCAACTGATG GTTCGCTCAATGATGGAGATAGATGGCACGATGAAGGCAATGATGATTCAACAGGTGTAAAAGAACTAGGTAGGAGTAAATGGTCTCTTGATGAGGATGAATATACTGAAAGACCTAGGGGACCTAAAGGGAAGTTGAATGCTCCCTCTGGGTTACTTAAACCATATAGCATGAAAAAGAAATCTGTGCATTGGGGTGACCAG GGAAGCATAACTGGTTTTTCCATTGGGGCAGCAAAAAAATCAAGCATGAAATCCTTAGTAATTGGGCCTGGTGCTGGTTACAACTTG AAGGTCAAATCCAGTAAGTGA